From a single Sinomonas atrocyanea genomic region:
- a CDS encoding amylosucrase, with protein sequence MALRDDPALDRSAPSWADFERRLDEHLPTLAVLFRSLYGGREDCAEQLALLVRESAQAWQDRPADLKALDAAREAEPAWFQSRRMLGGVCYVDRYAEDLEGVRARIPYFTELGLTYLHLMPLFQAPEPNSDGGYAVSSYREVKPALGTMEQLRGLAAQLRAHGISLVVDFIFNHTSDEHEWARQAAAGSPEFEDYYWIFPDRTMPDAFERNVREIFPDDHPGSFIQLPDGRWVWTTFHTFQWDLNYSNPAVFRAMAREMLFLANQGIEILRMDAVAFIWKQLGTSCENLPEAHTLLRAFNAVCRIAAPSLLFKSEAIVHPDDVVKYIDPTECQISYNPLQMALLWDALATRDVSLLAQALHRRHNLPEGTAWVNYVRSHDDIGWTFADEDAAELGINGFDHRRFLNAFYVNRFPGSFARGVPFQDNPKTGDCRISGTTASLCGLEDGSAEAVRRVLLAHSVPFSTGGIPLIFLGDEVGQLNDYGYADEPGHGADSRWVHRPHYPAEAYGQRHDPSTPAGAIFAGLEHMRRIRADTPEFEGTRLIDFGTDNPSVLGYQRPGEGTAVLALANFSDRAQCVSARTLSGFEPEGTDLATGAAVHLAAGLTIPPQEYFWLRVRPLG encoded by the coding sequence ATGGCGCTCCGGGACGACCCGGCACTGGACCGGTCAGCGCCGTCGTGGGCCGACTTCGAGCGCCGGCTCGACGAGCACCTTCCGACGCTCGCCGTCCTGTTCCGCTCGCTCTACGGCGGTCGCGAGGACTGCGCCGAACAGCTCGCGCTGCTCGTGCGGGAGTCGGCCCAGGCCTGGCAGGACCGCCCGGCAGACCTCAAGGCGCTCGACGCCGCGCGGGAGGCCGAGCCGGCCTGGTTCCAGTCCCGGAGGATGCTCGGCGGGGTCTGCTACGTCGACCGGTACGCCGAGGACCTGGAGGGCGTCCGGGCCCGGATCCCCTACTTCACGGAGCTCGGCCTGACCTACCTGCACCTCATGCCGCTGTTCCAGGCCCCCGAGCCGAACTCGGACGGGGGCTACGCCGTCTCGAGCTACCGCGAGGTCAAGCCGGCGCTGGGCACGATGGAGCAGCTGCGCGGGCTGGCCGCCCAGCTGCGCGCGCATGGCATCAGCCTCGTGGTCGACTTCATCTTCAACCACACCTCGGACGAGCACGAGTGGGCCCGGCAGGCGGCGGCCGGCAGCCCGGAGTTCGAGGACTACTACTGGATCTTCCCCGACCGGACCATGCCGGACGCGTTCGAGCGGAACGTCCGGGAGATCTTCCCGGACGACCACCCCGGATCGTTCATCCAGCTGCCCGACGGCCGCTGGGTGTGGACCACGTTCCACACCTTCCAGTGGGACCTGAACTACTCCAACCCCGCCGTCTTCCGCGCCATGGCCCGCGAGATGCTCTTCCTGGCCAACCAGGGCATCGAAATCCTGCGCATGGACGCCGTCGCCTTCATCTGGAAGCAGCTCGGCACATCCTGCGAGAACCTCCCCGAGGCGCACACCCTGCTGCGGGCGTTCAACGCCGTGTGCCGGATCGCGGCCCCGTCCCTGCTATTCAAGTCGGAGGCGATCGTCCACCCCGACGACGTCGTCAAGTACATTGACCCCACGGAATGCCAGATCTCCTACAACCCGCTCCAGATGGCCCTCCTCTGGGATGCCCTCGCGACGCGGGACGTCTCGCTCCTGGCCCAGGCGCTGCACCGGCGGCACAATCTGCCCGAGGGGACAGCGTGGGTGAACTACGTGCGCAGCCACGACGACATCGGCTGGACGTTCGCCGACGAGGACGCGGCCGAGCTGGGCATCAACGGCTTCGACCACCGCCGGTTCCTCAACGCCTTCTACGTCAACCGCTTCCCGGGCAGCTTCGCGCGGGGCGTGCCCTTCCAGGACAACCCCAAGACCGGCGACTGCCGGATCTCGGGCACGACAGCGTCGCTGTGCGGCCTCGAGGACGGCTCGGCGGAGGCGGTCCGCCGGGTCCTCCTGGCCCATTCGGTGCCGTTCAGCACGGGCGGCATCCCGCTCATCTTCCTGGGCGACGAGGTCGGCCAGCTCAACGACTACGGCTACGCCGACGAGCCCGGCCACGGGGCAGACAGCCGCTGGGTCCACCGGCCCCACTACCCCGCCGAGGCGTACGGGCAGCGGCACGATCCGTCCACCCCCGCCGGCGCCATCTTCGCAGGGCTCGAGCACATGCGCCGGATCAGGGCCGACACCCCGGAGTTCGAGGGCACGCGGCTGATCGACTTCGGCACCGACAATCCGTCGGTCCTCGGCTACCAGCGCCCCGGCGAGGGCACCGCCGTCCTCGCCCTGGCGAACTTCAGCGACCGGGCCCAGTGCGTGTCCGCCCGCACGTTGTCCGGCTTCGAGCCCGAGGGCACCGACCTTGCCACCGGCGCCGCCGTCCACCTCGCCGCGGGCCTGACGATCCCGCCTCAGGAGTACTTCTGGCTCCGGGTCCGCCCGCTCGGCTGA